AAcgcgagcgcgagcgcgagcgcgagcCCGAGGTGCGTAGCGCGCGCGGGCGCGGGGGTCAGGTCAGGGTTACTACCACTTCACCGCGCTCGTCGTCGACTACGACGTCTGTCCACCTAACCCGGACAAATCGGAGCGGGCAATCGGAGCGGATTCGCACACTGCGGTGACCGCGCGCGGCGGGCGACCCGTGGGTTCGCCTCTTCCACCGCCTCCACCGCCGATCCGCCTACACACGATATCCGTGCACCACCTCTGACCGCACACGTATACGTCGGTTTCTCCCACCTCCTCCTCTACGAGGTACTAGCGACGGTCTAACGTTGCCACCCGATCGTTTCGCATATTTTCCCTCCCTCGACGGCACACCGTCGTTTCACCGTCGCGCGTACGCCCTCGCCGGGCCTCCGTCCGCCGCGCTCGAACCGTacagaagagaaagaataggAGAGGAAGGTTGGTGGAGGTgcaaggaggaggaggagaaggtgCAGGTAGTGGAGGCCCGAAAAACTCCAGTCGGTAGAACGTGTTTCGGTAACGCGACTTCGTGATCTCTCCTCTGTCGCCGGCGCTGTTGctgcgtcgtcgtcgtcctcgtcgtcgccgtcgtcgtcgtcgtcgtcgtgtgtacctctcgcgcgcgcgcgcgccgcaGCGGTGCGATTCGTGCGTCGTGCCGACTCTTGGAACACTGCGGCCGCGCCGCGGATCGGGGCATGCCACTGCCCCGTATTCGTCTACAAGTCGCCGTGTGACGTGTGACCTCGCGCGTCAAATCGTGCGCATTCGCCGATATTTGCCCGGCCtcctcgtcgtcgttgtcctcgtcgtcgttgtcctcgtcgtcctcgtcctcgtcgtcctcgtcctcgtcgccgtcgccgccgtTGCGTCGGCGATTCTGCTGACGCAGGCGCCCTGACGCCGACGTCGCCACCGCCATCGCGGCCGTACCGAAACCACCACCGCGACGCCTGTCAACCCCACATACCGTGCCCGTGCCCGTGCCCGTGCCTCCTAGCCGCCACCTTCTTCTTCTCGTGACTCTCTAGTTATACAGAATGTCCTAAAATCATTCAATATATTCAGGTTTATaggtttcaaattttaaatagtacattttagtaaattaaatttacagagagagagagagagtatattgagaaaataaagtaaatcaTAATTCTTCCAATATGACaattaaacagaaaattaaaaaataatatattaaataggaTAGATAGTGTTTCTGAAAATTATCATTGAACGATTTCACGAAAATGTCGCGAAGCACGAGAGAAATTCAAGATGAATTCACTAAAGCAAGAGCAAATCTCAATATTCTTGAATGAAAAGTTCGAAAAAATGACTCGAATCTTTCTTAACAATGATCGACGCGAGCAAGCGGCTTGATAAGCGACttcatacgtatatattaaaggaagaaagagaaataatacagACAGAAGAGCTTGGctgtgcaaaataaaaatatcgcgacGAACGATTTATAGCGGCGGATAACGAGCATCTCGCGtgcccgcgcgcgcgcgcgcgccagagagagagagagggagacagAATAAAGCATGTGTCGTATAATTGTACTCGAATCTCGCGCGCTTTCGTAACCAGGGTATCGTCTCGCGATAAGCTGTCTTGTCGGAGGCTGCGCGATGTGCGGTAAATCTCTCTCATTATTAGCTGCGGCATGCAAACTATGGCCGCGGACCACGGACATGGTGCGGCCTACATTGTTCGCGACACGCACATTCCTATGTTCATTTACTTCAACTTACATATACGTAATGTTGCGTATTAGATGCTAGAGATACGATGTTTTCGCCGAGGGTAATCTAATCATATTTCCTGACGTCGCTGATACTAACAAGACGACGATAAAATCCTCGAGATTAATTTCCTTGCAAAATCGGCGTCtttgttctttttctttcggaGACTACACTACTTTGAAGAAATTGTAGGTAGATATTCGTACATTAGAGCTCGAATTGTTTACTCGAAGAAtaacattgtattttttaatctttaaatatatatggagGTTGAATTTTctctgcaataaaaaaatggagtaaaaagaaattcacaaaaaaaaaaaaaaaaaaaaaaaaaaaaaaaatgaatttaataccATTATAATTGCATTACCTTACATGAGTGATATGATGAATTTGACATTCTTCTCGACTATTTTAAACACTGTATTCAAAAATATCAgtctgaaataaatattacttaaataatcACGTTCTATCGATGATAACGTTAAGCTCTCCAATTTTTTAAGacgttaaagtaaataattcaaGATCGTTATACCAGAATTTAAAACGCTGTAGACCGCGACTTACCGCTACAAGTGTTTGATTggacaaagaatattttgctCCGATTGGTCAATCGAACGATTTCAGCGCCTGTGGTAGCAAAACAAACGCGGGCTAAAAATCACTATAGAAAGCTGATTCGctattggaaaatatattcgCGTCTAAAGAAACGTCGGTCATTCCGTCTAGAATCACGTCTTTTGTCGCAGTACGCTCTTGTCCCGTCCGTCTACATTACCGGGATTAACCAGAATTCGCATCTCATATTTTGACAGATCGAAAAATATACCACGTGAGGATTGTCTCGTCGAAAATTTTAACTCTAATCCGCAAAAATGAATAGACTTTTCGGACGTGGTAAGCCCAAAGAACCACCACCAAGCATCACAGACTGCATTGCGGGGGTAAggaatatgataaatttgttGTTGTCGAAAAAAAACGTACCTTCTTGTTTTCCACTTTTTTACTgcgttatatattatgtcGAGGAAAATTTTGACGATTTGAAAGTACGAGTAGACATTATATGACTCGGAGGAACttgtttgataattatatatctttaccaAGGTTGACAGTAGGGCGGACTCTGCAGAGAAGAAGATAGCCAGATTAGATGCggagctaaaaaaatataaagaccAGATGATCAAAATGAGAGACGGACCGGCTAAGAACGCGGTGAAAGCCAAGGCATTACGTGTATTGAAACAACGGAAAATGTACGAAGCCCAAGTGGACAATTTGCGCCAACAGGCATTTAATATGGAACAAGCCAACTATGCCACTCAAACATTGAAAGATACTCAGGCAACTGTAGTTGCTATGAAAGAGGGTGTCAAACAAATGCAAAAGgaattcaaaaatatcaacATTGATCAAATTGAAGTAAGTCAAAACTAATCTAACAAAAGTTTTGACTTGAAATTttgatgtaattattatatcttgttACTTTTGTGTATAGGATATGCAGGATGACTTAGCAGACATGTTAGAACAAGCTGATGAAGTTCAAGAAGCAATGGGTCGTAGTTATGGAATGCCAGAAATTGATGATGATGAGCTTGCAGCAGAACTGGAAGCTCTTGGTGATGAAATTGCTTTGGATGAAGATACCAGTTTCTTAGATGATGCTATTAAAGCACCTAGTGCTCCAGATAAAGAACCTGGAGCAGCTTCTGTCAAAAATAAGGtctttaataagaatatttgttaattaaatagtaatgTTGTCTAAAATAGCACAACAatcaaaaaaagataaatagtttagattaaaat
This Anoplolepis gracilipes chromosome 12, ASM4749672v1, whole genome shotgun sequence DNA region includes the following protein-coding sequences:
- the Vps60 gene encoding charged multivesicular body protein 5; its protein translation is MNRLFGRGKPKEPPPSITDCIAGVDSRADSAEKKIARLDAELKKYKDQMIKMRDGPAKNAVKAKALRVLKQRKMYEAQVDNLRQQAFNMEQANYATQTLKDTQATVVAMKEGVKQMQKEFKNINIDQIEDMQDDLADMLEQADEVQEAMGRSYGMPEIDDDELAAELEALGDEIALDEDTSFLDDAIKAPSAPDKEPGAASVKNKDGVPVDEFGLPQIPAS